One Methylosarcina fibrata AML-C10 DNA segment encodes these proteins:
- a CDS encoding DUF1289 domain-containing protein, translated as MNTHRKVISSPCIRNCCLDQAEICLGCFRSLSEIIGWGQADETTRRIILENTSRRRDAYREKYNVYRNSLR; from the coding sequence ATGAATACTCATCGGAAAGTGATTTCTTCCCCTTGTATCAGAAATTGTTGTCTTGACCAGGCAGAGATATGTCTGGGTTGCTTCCGTTCATTGTCTGAAATTATCGGTTGGGGGCAGGCGGATGAAACGACGCGCCGGATTATTCTGGAAAATACCAGCCGACGTCGGGATGCTTATAGAGAAAAATATAATGTCTACCGGAATTCGCTCCGATGA
- a CDS encoding DUF3313 domain-containing protein, whose translation MGVIFLISACARTYQTRHVDTANFLDDYAILKKDVDDDALLSYWKEGTDWTKYSKVIVEPVVVRKISGSQLNDIPHSDNYRLKEFFEYRIRQALKKDFKLVTKPGPDTLRIELAITDAETSTLWLDQFTTLYPSARTLSLLKRLATGTESYVGKASIERKITDSGTGELLMASADARAGGKTLAGSFNHWDDVEQAYIYWANQLSHQLCEKKGNSHCPALE comes from the coding sequence ATGGGCGTTATCTTTCTGATCAGCGCCTGCGCTCGCACTTATCAGACACGCCATGTCGATACCGCGAATTTTCTTGACGATTATGCCATATTAAAAAAAGACGTAGACGACGATGCCTTGTTAAGTTACTGGAAAGAAGGAACCGACTGGACCAAATACAGCAAGGTTATCGTAGAACCGGTGGTCGTCAGGAAGATCTCGGGTTCTCAGCTCAATGACATCCCGCATTCCGATAATTATCGGCTAAAAGAGTTTTTCGAATACCGGATTCGTCAGGCTTTGAAAAAAGACTTCAAATTGGTCACCAAGCCGGGACCGGATACCTTGCGCATCGAGTTGGCGATTACCGATGCCGAAACCTCGACGCTTTGGCTGGATCAATTCACCACTCTTTACCCTTCCGCACGGACATTATCCCTGCTTAAACGGTTGGCTACAGGTACGGAGTCGTATGTAGGAAAAGCCAGTATCGAAAGGAAGATTACCGATTCCGGAACGGGGGAATTACTGATGGCTTCCGCCGATGCCAGAGCCGGCGGAAAAACCCTGGCCGGCTCCTTTAACCATTGGGATGATGTCGAACAGGCTTATATTTACTGGGCAAATCAGTTAAGCCATCAACTCTGCGAAAAAAAAGGGAACAGCCATTGCCCGGCGCTTGAATAA
- a CDS encoding Hsp20/alpha crystallin family protein: MNNPLSIVFAALLIFIVGIMISREFEPKMARTQLSRNNWPSMNEKGFSNVKLMEKQDRYVVTVKGEPASLTSVDIKLNGRQLNLSLKASRAEKRTDDQDGDYSYQARYRGEFKRSLTLPGPVDEDKMKTVYENGVLTITLPKK, encoded by the coding sequence ATGAATAATCCGCTATCTATTGTATTTGCTGCTCTATTGATTTTTATAGTCGGAATCATGATTAGTAGGGAATTTGAACCGAAAATGGCGCGGACTCAACTGAGCCGGAACAACTGGCCGAGCATGAATGAAAAAGGATTCAGTAATGTGAAATTAATGGAAAAACAAGACCGCTATGTCGTCACTGTGAAAGGGGAACCTGCCAGTTTGACTTCCGTGGACATCAAACTGAATGGAAGGCAATTGAATCTTTCCCTTAAAGCCAGTCGTGCCGAGAAGCGAACCGATGACCAAGACGGCGATTACAGCTATCAAGCGCGTTATCGAGGAGAGTTTAAAAGAAGTCTGACCTTACCTGGCCCCGTTGATGAAGATAAAATGAAAACCGTCTATGAAAATGGCGTTTTAACCATTACGCTTCCCAAGAAGTAG
- a CDS encoding MBL fold metallo-hydrolase — MKQLHRKDLFGWSEFNNERNLDFHSVLWVREGGNVVIDPLPLSEHDHGHLQSLGGVSIIVITNSDHCRGAEQLAADTGARIFGPAEEEDTFPLECDRWLFDLDEIVPGLIAYRLDGSKTPGELALLLEKETLITGDLIRCHMGGELCILPDNKLSDPIKAVHSVKRLAALPGIKAVLTGDGWPLFNHGAEALHRLARSL; from the coding sequence ATGAAACAACTGCATAGAAAAGATTTGTTCGGATGGTCGGAGTTCAATAACGAACGGAATCTCGATTTTCATAGCGTGCTTTGGGTGCGCGAGGGCGGCAATGTGGTCATCGACCCCCTGCCTTTGTCCGAGCACGATCATGGGCACCTCCAAAGTCTCGGTGGAGTAAGCATCATCGTAATCACCAACAGCGATCATTGTCGGGGTGCCGAGCAGCTCGCCGCGGATACCGGAGCGAGAATTTTCGGTCCGGCAGAGGAAGAAGATACTTTTCCTCTGGAGTGCGACCGATGGCTTTTCGATCTTGACGAAATAGTTCCTGGATTGATCGCCTATAGGCTGGATGGTTCGAAAACGCCCGGCGAACTGGCATTGCTTCTGGAAAAGGAAACTCTGATCACCGGCGATTTAATACGTTGCCATATGGGCGGAGAATTATGTATTTTGCCTGATAACAAGCTGTCTGATCCCATAAAAGCCGTTCATTCGGTCAAACGTCTCGCAGCTCTTCCCGGAATTAAAGCCGTTTTGACCGGCGACGGCTGGCCGTTATTCAACCATGGTGCCGAGGCTCTTCATCGGCTGGCAAGATCTCTGTGA
- the sodC gene encoding superoxide dismutase family protein translates to MKLSYALALFISSIGCAFAADVVVPMNTVNEKGVVKPIGNITMTETAYGLVFTPSLEGLPAGVHGFHVHENPGCQPKEKDGKMVAALAAGGHYDPKGTKRHGMPWGDGHLGDLPGLVVKADGKADYPVLAPRLKMEDMQSRAIIIHAGGDNYSDEPAPLGGGGARIACGIVKE, encoded by the coding sequence ATGAAATTATCGTATGCCCTCGCTTTATTCATTTCGTCAATCGGCTGTGCTTTCGCCGCAGATGTCGTTGTTCCCATGAATACCGTCAACGAAAAGGGGGTGGTCAAACCCATCGGCAACATTACAATGACTGAAACGGCTTATGGTTTGGTCTTCACTCCGTCACTGGAAGGATTGCCCGCCGGCGTTCATGGTTTTCATGTGCATGAAAACCCCGGTTGCCAGCCCAAGGAAAAAGACGGCAAGATGGTGGCCGCGTTGGCGGCGGGCGGTCATTACGATCCGAAGGGCACCAAACGCCATGGCATGCCTTGGGGCGACGGCCATTTGGGCGATCTTCCGGGGTTGGTAGTGAAGGCGGACGGCAAAGCCGATTACCCGGTGTTGGCTCCGCGCCTGAAGATGGAAGATATGCAGTCCCGTGCGATCATCATTCACGCCGGCGGCGATAATTATTCCGATGAGCCCGCTCCTCTCGGCGGCGGCGGAGCCCGCATCGCTTGTGGAATAGTTAAGGAATAA